A single Lactuca sativa cultivar Salinas chromosome 8, Lsat_Salinas_v11, whole genome shotgun sequence DNA region contains:
- the LOC111915136 gene encoding beta-glucosidase 44-like — MGRLRLLLIILVSLLVSKVAIAADISRNDFPKGFVFGTATSAYQVEGMAHKGGRGPSIWDEFIKTPGLEPNNATGEVTVDQYHRYKEDIDLMANLNFDAYRFSISWSRIFPNGTGKVNPEGVAYYNRLIDYMLLKGITPYANLNHYDIPLALEKAYLGWLGHQVVKDYADYAEFCFKSFGDRVKNWMTFNEPRVVAALGYDNGFFAPGRCSKAYGNCTAGNSSTEPYIVAHNIILSHAAAVRRYRRKYQATQKGRIGILLDFVWYEPLTRSKADNMAAQRARDFHVGWFLHPLVYGEYPKTMQNIVKDRLPKFTKQEVLMVNGSFDYVGINQYTTYYMYDPHQKPPKDLGYQMDWNVGFAYARKGVPIGPRAYSYWLYNVPWGLHKAITYVKERYGNPTVFLAENGMDDPGNISLGKGVRDTTRINYYKGYLAALKQTVDEGANVIGYFAWSLLDNFEWRLGYTSRFGIVYVDFKTLKRYPKMSAHWFQKILSRTTKHHAPGSNGV; from the exons ATGGGAAGGCTAAGACTGTTGCTAATAATATTGGTGTCGTTGCTGGTTTCAAAAGTGGCGATAGCTGCCGACATTAGCCGGAATGATTTTCCGAAGGGGTTTGTGTTTGGAACGGCGACATCCGCTTATCAGGTGGAGGGCATGGCCCATAAAGGTGGACGAGGGCCTAGCATTTGGGATGAATTCATCAAGACTCCTg gaCTTGAACCAAACAATGCAACAGGAGAAGTTACAGTCGATCAGTATCATCGGTATAAG GAAGATATTGATTTGATGGCAAACCTCAACTTCGATGCATATCGCTTCTCAATCTCATGGTCTCGAATATTTCCAA ACGGGACTGGAAAAGTCAACCCTGAAGGAGTTGCTTACTATAACCGTTTAATTGACTACATGCTTCtaaaag GTATTACCCCTTATGCCAATCTGAATCACTATGACATTCCTCTGGCCCTTGAAAAGGCTTACCTTGGATGGTTGGGACATCAAGTTGT GAAAGATTATGCTGATTATGCGGAGTTTTGCTTCAAGAGTTTTGGAGACAGAGTGAAGAATTGGATGACATTTAACGAGCCGCGAGTGGTGGCTGCGCTTGGTTATGACAACGGGTTTTTTGCTCCGGGAAGGTGCTCCAAGGCATACGGGAATTGCACGGCTGGGAATTCCTCAACTGAACCCTACATTGTCGCCCACAATATTATCTTATCACATGCAGCTGCAGTTCGTAGATATCGTCGGAAGTATcaa GCAACACAAAAGGGAAGGATCGGGATTTTGTTGGACTTCGTTTGGTATGAACCACTCACAAGATCAAAAGCCGACAATATGGCTGCTCAGAGAGCACGAGACTTTCATGTCGGCTG GTTCTTGCATCCACTTGTTTATGGTGAATACCCAAAGACGATGCAAAACATTGTGAAGGATCGTCTACCCAAATTCACAAAACAAGAGGTGCTCATGGTGAATGGATCTTTCGATTATGTTGGGATAAACCAGTATACTACTTATTATATGTATGATCCACATCAAAAACCACCAAAAGACCTCGGCTACCAGATGGACTGGAATGTTGGCTTTGCTT atGCACGCAAAGGCGTACCAATTGGTCCACGG gCGTATTCATACTGGCTCTACAACGTACCCTGGGGTCTACACAAAGCCATCACTTACGTCAAAGAACGTTATGGAAACCCGACCGTTTTTTTGGCTGAAAATG GCATGGACGATCCTGGTAATATCAGCCTTGGAAAGGGTGTACGTGATACCACAAGGATCAATTACTACAAGGGTTATTTGGCTGCCTTGAAACAGACTGTTGATGAAGGCGCAAACGTGATAGGGTACTTTGCATGGTCACTGCTTGACAACTTTGAATGGAGATTAGGGTACACTTCAAGGTTTGGCATTGTTTATGTTGATTTCAAAACTCTCAAGAGATACCCAAAGATGTCTGCCCATTGGTTCCAGAAAATA